In Sphingobacterium thalpophilum, a genomic segment contains:
- a CDS encoding S41 family peptidase: protein MCQFDFDGAYSLLEAIQNLKSKQIEELIVDLRYNPGGQVAFAAFYT, encoded by the coding sequence ATATGCCAATTTGATTTCGATGGAGCCTATTCGCTATTAGAAGCAATACAAAATCTTAAATCAAAACAAATAGAGGAATTGATCGTCGATTTACGTTATAATCCAGGTGGTCAGGTTGCTTTTGCAGCATTTTATACCTAG
- a CDS encoding long-chain fatty acid--CoA ligase — protein sequence MPIVATRLFDLAYLQYSIAPDFPMFSFRKDNEWVQVSNTQFIEQINETSKGLIALGVQPGEKVALISENRIEWNILDFAIQQIGAVVVAIYPNISTLDYTYIFNHAEIRKCIVSSKTLYTKILTIQDNCPQLNAIYSLDKEDGLNHWHDFVSKGEIITDETLNQLRDGIKTDTLASIIYTSGTTGNPKGVMLSHKNLLADTLSSEYSFPVERGDRALSFLPVCHAYERVFQYVYMYKGLTIFFAQSMDTIGEDFKSVKPHIFSAVPRVLEKVYEKIMATGEQLTGVKRKLFFWSLSVGEQYKLEGRTWWYDFQLNIARKLVFSKWREALGGDIKGIASGSAALQERLIRLYMAAGIPIYEGYGLTEAGPCIAVNCYKRGMKIGTVGLPLINIEIKLANDGEILTKGENNMIGYYKNPEATAEAIKDGWLYTGDIGQWVDGKFLKIIDRKKEMFKTSGGKYIVPQQIESKLVESSFIEQAMVLGEGRKFPAALIVPNYNNLLEWSRSAFPALANLSRLDFLNSLELKQKMGSELNRINQNFGSWEQIKKFIIVPDEMTVETGELTPTLKMKRKVILQRYEQEIEDIYQN from the coding sequence ATGCCAATAGTAGCAACAAGATTATTTGATTTAGCATACCTGCAATATAGTATTGCCCCGGATTTCCCAATGTTTTCTTTCAGAAAAGATAACGAATGGGTACAAGTAAGCAATACTCAATTTATTGAACAGATCAACGAGACATCTAAAGGTTTGATCGCATTAGGCGTTCAGCCTGGAGAGAAAGTAGCATTAATTAGTGAGAACCGCATCGAGTGGAATATCCTTGATTTTGCCATTCAACAAATTGGAGCTGTAGTAGTCGCCATCTACCCTAATATTTCAACCTTAGATTACACGTATATCTTCAATCATGCCGAAATCAGGAAGTGTATTGTTAGTTCAAAGACACTATACACAAAGATATTAACGATACAAGATAATTGTCCGCAACTAAATGCTATTTACAGTCTAGACAAAGAGGATGGTCTAAACCATTGGCATGACTTCGTTTCCAAGGGCGAGATCATTACAGATGAAACGCTAAACCAACTACGTGATGGTATAAAAACCGATACATTGGCGTCCATCATTTACACCTCTGGCACAACAGGAAATCCCAAAGGTGTTATGTTGTCTCATAAAAATTTATTGGCAGATACGTTGAGTAGTGAATATTCCTTTCCTGTCGAACGGGGTGATCGTGCCCTCTCCTTTCTTCCAGTTTGTCATGCCTATGAACGCGTATTCCAATATGTATATATGTACAAAGGTTTGACAATCTTCTTTGCTCAATCGATGGATACGATAGGTGAAGATTTTAAATCCGTTAAACCACATATTTTTTCCGCAGTACCTCGTGTATTGGAGAAAGTTTATGAGAAGATTATGGCTACAGGAGAGCAATTAACAGGAGTCAAGCGTAAGCTATTCTTCTGGTCCTTGAGCGTCGGCGAACAATACAAACTGGAGGGACGTACATGGTGGTATGACTTTCAACTGAACATTGCCCGTAAATTAGTTTTTTCAAAATGGCGCGAAGCATTAGGTGGTGACATCAAAGGGATTGCCTCCGGGAGTGCTGCTTTACAGGAAAGATTAATCCGTCTGTATATGGCAGCAGGGATTCCAATATATGAAGGTTATGGCCTCACTGAGGCGGGACCCTGTATCGCTGTAAACTGCTATAAACGAGGTATGAAAATTGGTACTGTAGGCTTACCGTTAATTAATATCGAAATAAAGCTTGCTAACGATGGAGAAATATTGACTAAAGGCGAGAATAATATGATTGGCTATTATAAAAATCCAGAGGCAACAGCAGAAGCGATCAAGGATGGCTGGCTTTATACTGGGGACATTGGCCAATGGGTAGACGGTAAATTTCTTAAAATTATAGACCGAAAGAAAGAGATGTTCAAGACTTCTGGAGGAAAATATATCGTTCCGCAGCAGATCGAATCTAAACTGGTCGAATCTTCATTTATCGAACAGGCTATGGTACTTGGAGAAGGCCGCAAATTTCCTGCGGCGTTGATTGTTCCCAACTATAATAATCTTCTAGAATGGTCAAGAAGTGCTTTTCCCGCCCTTGCCAATCTTTCTAGACTAGATTTTCTAAATAGCCTAGAACTGAAACAGAAAATGGGATCGGAACTCAACCGTATTAATCAAAATTTTGGCAGCTGGGAACAGATCAAGAAGTTCATCATAGTCCCCGACGAAATGACCGTTGAAACCGGTGAATTGACACCGACGTTAAAAATGAAAAGAAAAGTTATCTTGCAAAGATACGAACAAGAGATTGAAGATATTTATCAAAACTAG
- a CDS encoding universal stress protein, translated as MSKLLIPVDYSENARVAAFYAAQIATTTNDEITLFHSFTSHINKFANAKHLVDPTEGEARHQMEKLVAELLQEYPSLKISTLFANGILAETLDKQEIKEVYQTVIMGTKGVTGLESVLIGSNTYDVIKESKIPVLAIPKNAIKFKNDNIALLTNFKPGELEVLKQAIPLYGKNFHLQLIHINKNELEINILGEKLENWIEQIIAETGIEDISYIIKSPSYFAGSRENIANGIHTIIRDEDIDVILITKSRKTFFQNIFTENIVKHLAFEIEVPNFFGRVE; from the coding sequence ATGTCTAAACTATTAATACCAGTAGATTATTCCGAAAACGCACGAGTTGCCGCATTTTATGCAGCTCAAATTGCGACGACAACAAATGATGAGATTACACTCTTTCATTCGTTCACTTCGCATATCAACAAATTTGCAAATGCGAAGCATTTAGTAGACCCAACCGAGGGAGAAGCTCGTCATCAGATGGAAAAACTTGTAGCCGAACTTCTACAGGAATATCCTTCGCTTAAAATTTCTACCTTATTTGCCAACGGTATTTTGGCTGAAACACTGGATAAACAAGAGATAAAAGAGGTCTATCAAACGGTGATTATGGGTACAAAAGGAGTGACCGGACTTGAATCTGTATTGATTGGAAGCAATACATATGATGTCATTAAAGAGTCAAAGATCCCTGTTCTAGCCATCCCAAAAAACGCGATTAAATTCAAAAATGACAACATCGCTCTACTGACAAATTTCAAACCCGGTGAACTTGAAGTGCTTAAACAAGCGATACCATTATATGGGAAAAATTTCCATTTACAGCTCATACATATCAATAAAAACGAACTAGAAATCAATATTTTAGGAGAAAAACTTGAAAACTGGATTGAACAGATTATTGCTGAAACTGGTATCGAGGATATTTCCTATATCATCAAGTCGCCAAGTTATTTTGCAGGTTCACGAGAGAATATTGCTAACGGTATCCATACCATTATCAGGGACGAAGACATTGATGTTATTTTGATTACAAAAAGCAGGAAAACTTTTTTTCAAAACATTTTTACTGAAAATATTGTTAAGCATCTGGCTTTTGAAATTGAAGTGCCAAACTTCTTTGGGCGTGTAGAGTAA
- a CDS encoding OmpA family protein, producing the protein MKISLKKSGLLVAAGILSTASFAQSTKDASIEGTTPLGSATQYRTWSIGVGAGVTSLQNIAKFNNGGYDKLDWNLGYSAYIKKQISPSFGLKATYFGGKTSGYVNSDKQTGFETKTPWSVALSGEFLAANTNWRFFNSFIKPYASIGVGVMNAETAAIAGGNKGEYGDSYSKIFVPADFGLKFAVAKGINFELGYQLNWANQRFDNRYNTTPPQQYKNDLFTYAHAGLEFALGSSSKPALNNSNPVATLVNDYTLKYDDLKAQNDALNAKNQALQGQLDGLNNDLKDDDGDGVANKYDKCPGTPSGVQVDGSGCPIVVKNETKVVEKVVVTEADKKVVADAIKNLEFDLGKATIRSSSYATLNRVAALLIEKNFSLKLAGHTDNTGSRELNMRLSKERAEAVKAYLVSQGANASRIEATGYGPDQPIASNKNAAGRQQNRRVEFTLY; encoded by the coding sequence ATGAAAATTAGCCTTAAAAAATCAGGATTACTTGTTGCGGCAGGAATTTTATCCACCGCATCCTTTGCGCAAAGCACAAAAGACGCATCAATTGAAGGCACAACACCATTAGGCTCGGCAACACAATATAGAACGTGGTCGATCGGTGTGGGAGCAGGTGTAACGAGCTTGCAAAATATCGCCAAGTTTAACAATGGTGGTTACGATAAACTGGATTGGAATTTGGGTTATAGTGCTTACATCAAGAAGCAGATCTCCCCATCCTTTGGATTGAAAGCTACTTATTTTGGTGGAAAAACATCAGGCTATGTTAATAGCGATAAACAGACAGGATTTGAAACCAAAACTCCTTGGTCAGTTGCCTTATCTGGTGAGTTTTTAGCAGCCAACACGAATTGGAGATTTTTCAACAGTTTTATTAAACCTTATGCATCGATTGGTGTTGGGGTAATGAATGCTGAAACTGCTGCAATCGCTGGTGGTAACAAAGGTGAATATGGAGATTCCTATTCCAAAATCTTTGTACCGGCAGATTTTGGTTTGAAATTCGCTGTTGCCAAAGGCATCAACTTTGAATTGGGTTATCAATTGAATTGGGCGAACCAACGATTTGACAATCGTTACAATACAACTCCGCCACAACAATACAAAAATGACTTATTTACTTACGCACATGCCGGCTTAGAATTCGCATTGGGCAGCAGCAGCAAGCCTGCATTGAATAATTCGAATCCTGTCGCAACCCTTGTGAATGACTATACATTAAAATACGATGATCTGAAAGCTCAAAATGATGCGTTGAATGCTAAAAATCAAGCGTTACAAGGACAGTTAGATGGTCTCAACAATGATCTAAAAGACGACGACGGCGATGGTGTGGCTAACAAATACGATAAATGCCCAGGTACACCTTCTGGTGTCCAAGTGGATGGATCGGGTTGTCCAATTGTCGTTAAAAACGAAACCAAAGTCGTAGAGAAAGTTGTGGTTACAGAAGCAGATAAGAAAGTTGTTGCTGATGCGATCAAAAACTTGGAGTTTGATTTAGGTAAAGCAACTATTCGCTCCAGCTCTTATGCGACATTGAATAGAGTTGCCGCATTATTGATCGAGAAAAATTTTAGTTTAAAACTCGCAGGTCACACCGACAATACAGGTTCACGCGAATTAAATATGCGTTTGTCTAAAGAACGTGCAGAAGCGGTAAAAGCATATTTAGTATCTCAGGGTGCTAATGCGTCGCGTATCGAAGCAACCGGATATGGTCCAGACCAACCAATTGCATCCAATAAAAATGCAGCGGGCCGTCAACAGAATCGCCGTGTTGAATTTACACTTTATTAA
- a CDS encoding DEAD/DEAH box helicase, with product MNPFLELGIREEVVNAISELGFEKPSEIQEKAIPVLLTGNDDFVGLAQTGTGKTAAFGLPLLEQLDFSQKHPQALILCPTRELCLQISKDLEKFAKYVDNVHVVAVYGGANISDQLRQIRRGVQIVVATPGRMLDIIGRNAIDFSNVKYVVLDEADEMLNMGFKEDINNILSETPDEKKTWLFSATMPSEVRRIAKNYMTDPVELTVGTKNTGNANIEHHYYLIKAKDKYAAFKRIVDSNPDIFGIVFCRTKIETQDIAEALIKDGYNADSLHGDLSQQQRDKVMKRYRDRSLQLLIATDVAARGIDVSDVTHVINFSLPDETENYTHRSGRTARAGKTGISLSLVNVKELSKIRHLEKIIGKPFEKKQVPQGAEVCEKQLFSIVKKIENVEVNDEQISPFLPAIMENLESLSKEDIIKRFASLEFNRFLDYYKNAPDLNIEARDGGREDRGDRRDGRSREGSKGYTRLFMNLGSVDEFSRGDMLGFICNNANISGKSIGKIDLKGVFTFFEVQDAEVEKVFQGFQGVDYNGRQVRIEVSGEARGEGRSDRGGRSRGGDRGGRREGGYRGGDRGGRREGGYGGGERSGRREGGFSGERRDRGERSSNGGGFRDFSGKRKESKSKY from the coding sequence ATGAACCCATTTTTAGAACTGGGAATCCGTGAGGAAGTTGTTAATGCCATCTCAGAATTAGGTTTCGAAAAACCTTCTGAAATTCAGGAAAAAGCCATTCCTGTTTTATTGACTGGTAACGACGATTTTGTCGGATTAGCCCAAACTGGCACAGGAAAGACCGCGGCATTTGGTCTTCCATTATTAGAGCAATTAGACTTTTCTCAAAAACACCCACAGGCATTAATCCTTTGCCCTACTCGGGAATTATGTTTACAAATCTCAAAAGATTTAGAAAAATTTGCTAAATACGTTGACAACGTACATGTTGTTGCTGTATATGGAGGTGCAAATATCTCAGACCAGCTACGTCAAATTAGACGTGGAGTGCAAATTGTAGTAGCGACCCCAGGTCGTATGTTGGATATCATCGGCAGAAATGCGATTGATTTTTCAAATGTAAAATATGTTGTATTGGATGAAGCGGATGAGATGCTCAATATGGGCTTCAAAGAAGACATCAACAACATTTTGTCAGAAACTCCTGACGAGAAAAAAACTTGGTTATTTTCGGCGACAATGCCTTCTGAGGTACGTCGTATCGCAAAGAATTATATGACCGATCCAGTTGAGCTTACTGTAGGTACAAAAAACACCGGTAACGCCAACATTGAACACCACTATTATTTGATCAAAGCAAAAGATAAATATGCTGCGTTCAAACGTATTGTGGATTCAAACCCTGATATATTTGGTATCGTATTTTGTCGTACAAAAATCGAAACACAGGATATAGCTGAAGCGTTGATCAAAGATGGTTACAATGCAGATTCACTGCATGGTGATTTGTCCCAACAACAACGTGATAAAGTTATGAAACGTTACCGTGACCGTAGTTTACAATTGTTGATCGCAACAGACGTAGCCGCTCGTGGTATTGATGTAAGTGATGTAACTCACGTTATCAACTTCTCTTTACCTGATGAAACAGAAAACTATACACACCGTTCAGGCCGTACAGCCCGTGCAGGTAAAACTGGTATTTCACTTTCTTTGGTAAACGTAAAAGAACTAAGCAAAATCCGTCATCTTGAAAAGATCATCGGTAAGCCTTTTGAGAAAAAACAAGTACCTCAAGGTGCTGAAGTTTGCGAAAAACAATTATTTTCTATCGTTAAAAAGATTGAAAATGTTGAAGTAAACGACGAACAAATCAGCCCATTCTTGCCTGCAATTATGGAAAATTTGGAGTCACTTTCAAAAGAAGATATCATCAAAAGATTCGCTTCTCTTGAGTTCAACCGTTTCTTGGATTATTACAAAAATGCACCTGATTTAAATATCGAAGCGCGTGACGGTGGTCGTGAAGACCGCGGTGATAGACGTGATGGTCGTTCACGTGAAGGTTCAAAAGGCTACACGCGTTTATTTATGAATTTAGGTTCAGTAGATGAATTCTCTCGTGGAGATATGTTGGGCTTCATCTGTAACAATGCGAATATTTCAGGAAAATCAATCGGTAAAATTGATTTGAAAGGCGTATTCACATTCTTCGAAGTTCAAGATGCAGAAGTAGAAAAAGTATTCCAAGGATTCCAAGGTGTAGATTACAACGGTCGTCAAGTACGTATCGAAGTATCTGGTGAAGCAAGAGGTGAAGGTCGTAGCGACCGTGGCGGAAGAAGCCGTGGTGGTGATCGTGGCGGAAGACGTGAAGGTGGATACCGTGGTGGTGATCGCGGTGGAAGACGTGAAGGTGGATATGGTGGCGGCGAACGCAGCGGAAGACGTGAAGGCGGATTCAGTGGTGAGCGTCGTGATCGTGGCGAGCGTAGCAGCAATGGCGGCGGCTTCCGTGATTTCTCAGGAAAACGTAAAGAATCAAAAAGCAAATACTAA
- a CDS encoding OmpA family protein, translating into MKLKLQFVLALASAGLFANTANAQNAKASSIEGTTPFGPATQYRTWSIGIGAGVTNQTNIAGFNRANYEDLAWNLGYSAYIKKQISPSFGIKASYFGGKTGGAFKDGSQSFEAKTPWSAALSGEFQAANTNWRFFNSFIKPYASIGVGVMNSKTTLTTGSTSQEADGISKIYVPLDMGLKFAVAKGINFELGYQLNWVNQNFDGIQGGQYKNDLFTYIHGGLEFALGNGSKPALNNSNPVATLVNDYTLKYDDLKAQNDALNAKNQALQNQLDGLNSDLKDDDGDGVANKYDKCPGTPSGVQVDGAGCPIVVKNETRVVEKVVVTEADRKVVADAIKNLEFDLGKATIRPTSYATLNKVAELLIEKNFSLKLAGHTDNTGSRELNMRLSKERAESVKAYLVSQGANASRIEATGYGPDQPIASNKTADGRQQNRRVEFTLY; encoded by the coding sequence ATGAAACTAAAATTACAATTCGTACTCGCGCTTGCATCTGCGGGCTTATTTGCGAATACAGCAAATGCTCAAAATGCAAAAGCATCATCCATTGAAGGAACAACACCATTTGGACCAGCTACACAATATAGAACATGGTCTATCGGTATTGGTGCCGGGGTGACAAATCAAACTAACATTGCTGGCTTTAACCGTGCAAACTATGAGGATTTAGCATGGAATTTGGGATATAGTGCTTATATTAAAAAGCAAATCTCTCCTTCTTTCGGCATTAAAGCGAGTTACTTTGGCGGTAAAACAGGTGGCGCATTTAAAGATGGATCACAATCTTTTGAGGCTAAAACACCATGGTCTGCTGCATTGTCAGGAGAATTCCAAGCGGCTAATACGAACTGGAGATTCTTCAACAGTTTTATCAAGCCTTATGCATCTATCGGTGTTGGGGTGATGAACAGCAAAACTACGTTGACAACAGGATCAACTTCCCAAGAAGCGGATGGTATTTCTAAAATTTACGTACCATTGGACATGGGACTTAAATTTGCTGTTGCCAAAGGGATCAACTTCGAGTTGGGTTATCAGTTAAATTGGGTTAACCAAAACTTTGACGGTATTCAAGGTGGTCAATATAAGAATGACTTGTTTACTTACATCCATGGTGGCTTAGAATTTGCACTGGGTAATGGTAGCAAACCTGCTTTGAACAATTCAAATCCTGTCGCGACCTTAGTAAACGACTACACATTGAAATACGATGATCTTAAAGCACAAAATGATGCTTTAAATGCTAAAAACCAAGCACTACAAAATCAATTGGACGGGCTAAACAGTGACCTGAAAGATGATGATGGTGATGGTGTAGCTAACAAATATGACAAATGCCCAGGCACACCTTCAGGTGTTCAGGTAGACGGTGCAGGATGTCCAATTGTTGTTAAAAACGAAACAAGAGTGGTTGAAAAGGTTGTTGTAACAGAGGCTGACCGAAAAGTTGTTGCTGACGCAATCAAAAACTTGGAGTTCGATTTAGGAAAAGCAACCATACGTCCTACGTCATACGCGACATTAAATAAAGTAGCAGAATTGTTAATCGAGAAAAACTTCAGCTTAAAACTAGCTGGTCACACCGATAATACAGGTTCCCGTGAATTGAACATGCGTTTATCAAAAGAACGTGCAGAATCGGTAAAAGCCTATTTAGTATCTCAAGGTGCTAATGCATCGCGTATTGAAGCGACAGGTTATGGTCCTGACCAACCGATCGCATCAAACAAAACCGCTGATGGTCGTCAACAAAACCGTCGCGTAGAGTTCACGCTTTATTAA
- a CDS encoding universal stress protein, with protein MKKNILLPVDFSAHSNNAVNYAVDLALEKGYSLHLYHNYTSASAVFEEENSRNEATSQTFKADILIKNLAESIKLQHPALEITTQCERGMITETLPEFATPDRFDFVIMGTKGITNDDSQLIGSTTYVISKKAKIPVLAIPTEASFTPIDKVGLLSNFKEEEVQTVQDFVNIIGKDFELKLMHVHYDHSSENRIEDKLEVWKYKIKKYIGVTNIAIEVDSIQGDIEDLDTVPEVINEMIHEEKINILLVTRSRKSFFERVFTRSVAKALFSHPLVPIFFTKA; from the coding sequence ATGAAAAAAAACATTCTACTACCGGTAGATTTTTCGGCTCATTCTAATAATGCTGTAAATTACGCAGTGGACCTTGCCCTCGAAAAGGGGTATTCTCTCCACCTTTATCACAATTACACTTCAGCTTCAGCAGTGTTTGAGGAAGAAAACAGCCGTAACGAGGCAACTTCCCAAACATTCAAAGCTGATATCCTTATCAAAAACCTAGCAGAATCAATAAAATTACAACATCCTGCACTTGAAATAACCACCCAATGTGAGCGTGGTATGATAACAGAAACACTACCGGAATTTGCCACTCCTGATCGATTTGATTTTGTTATCATGGGGACTAAAGGCATCACCAACGACGATAGTCAACTTATTGGCAGCACGACCTATGTCATTAGCAAAAAAGCCAAAATACCTGTCTTGGCCATCCCAACTGAAGCGTCCTTTACACCTATTGACAAAGTTGGCTTACTGTCTAATTTTAAAGAAGAAGAGGTACAGACCGTGCAGGATTTTGTCAACATTATCGGCAAAGACTTTGAACTAAAACTTATGCATGTTCACTACGATCATTCATCAGAAAACAGAATCGAAGACAAGCTTGAAGTATGGAAATATAAGATCAAAAAATATATTGGTGTGACCAATATTGCTATTGAAGTGGATTCAATACAAGGCGACATTGAGGACTTAGATACGGTTCCGGAAGTGATTAATGAGATGATCCATGAGGAAAAGATCAACATATTATTGGTGACACGATCGAGGAAATCGTTCTTTGAACGTGTTTTTACGCGTTCCGTTGCAAAAGCATTATTTAGTCACCCCTTAGTTCCAATATTTTTTACTAAAGCATAA
- the alaS gene encoding alanine--tRNA ligase translates to MTSREIRQAFLDFFKSKGHQIVPSAPVVVKNDPTLMFTNAGMNQFKDLFLGEAPIKFPRVADTQRCLRVSGKHNDLEEVGIDTYHHTLFEMLGNWSFGDYFKKEAIAWAWELLTEVYKLDKDRLYVTIFEGDAKEGLERDMEAFDFWKEWIGEDRILLGIKKDNFWEMGETGPCGPCSEIHFDMRSPEERVQTSGQSLVNADHPQVIEIWNLVFMQFNRLKDGSLQSLPAKHVDTGMGFERLVRCIQGKTSNYDTDVFTPTIDFIAEKSGIKYGIDEKSDIAMRVVSDHIRAVSFAISDGQLPSNNKAGYVIRRILRRAVRYAYTFLGFKTPFINELVPVLAAQFAGVFDELIQQQDFVQKVILEEEVSFLRTLSTGVQRFENYLEDHTVINGDFAFELYDTYGFPIDLTELLAREKGLTVDMEGFNQALQIQKDRSRAATAIDTGDWVVVNDDDGFEFVGYDTLTAVTEVIKYRKVVAKNKEQFQLVLSVSPFYAEGGGQVGDSGELVSEETGEKIYITDTKKENGLFVHFTNKLPLELKGTFVAQVDKTKRIDTENNHSATHLLHAALKQVLGSHVNQKGSLVNADILRFDFSHFAKMTEEEVKQVEDIVNAKIRENIPLKEERNVPYQQALDSGVTALFGEKYGDFVRVITFEDQYSKELCGGTHVKATGQIGFFKIVSESAVAAGVRRIEAITGTRSAAVIRKHFELVHHLKELMNNPKDFVSALGKIIDENGALKKEVEKSITEKSLALKSDLEAKIQQVGEINFLSTIVDLPSAEAVKTLAYAVKGAVNNLFLVIGAEFDGKPSLTVVISDELAKEKGLNASNIVRDLAKDIQGGGGGQPFFATAGGKNPAGLKGAIERAIDFLK, encoded by the coding sequence ATGACAAGTAGAGAAATTCGTCAAGCCTTTCTGGACTTTTTTAAAAGTAAAGGGCATCAGATAGTACCTTCAGCACCAGTAGTGGTAAAAAATGACCCGACATTAATGTTTACCAATGCGGGGATGAATCAATTCAAAGATTTGTTTCTTGGTGAAGCACCCATCAAATTCCCGCGTGTTGCCGATACGCAACGTTGTTTGCGTGTTTCCGGAAAGCACAATGATTTGGAAGAAGTAGGGATCGATACCTACCACCATACGTTGTTTGAGATGTTGGGAAATTGGAGCTTTGGTGATTACTTTAAGAAAGAAGCTATTGCTTGGGCTTGGGAGCTGTTGACAGAAGTATATAAATTAGACAAAGATCGTTTATATGTAACTATTTTTGAGGGGGATGCAAAAGAAGGCTTAGAACGTGATATGGAAGCTTTCGATTTCTGGAAAGAATGGATTGGTGAAGATAGAATTCTCCTGGGTATCAAAAAAGATAATTTCTGGGAAATGGGCGAGACAGGGCCTTGTGGACCTTGTTCCGAAATCCATTTCGATATGCGTAGTCCGGAAGAGCGCGTACAGACTTCAGGGCAGAGTTTGGTCAACGCAGACCACCCTCAAGTAATTGAGATCTGGAACCTTGTCTTCATGCAATTTAATCGGTTGAAAGATGGTTCACTTCAGTCGTTACCAGCTAAACATGTGGATACGGGAATGGGCTTTGAGCGTTTGGTGCGATGTATACAGGGGAAGACCTCCAATTATGATACAGATGTATTTACGCCTACCATTGATTTTATTGCTGAGAAGTCAGGTATAAAATACGGTATAGATGAAAAGTCTGATATTGCCATGCGGGTAGTGTCTGATCATATTCGTGCGGTTAGTTTTGCAATTTCCGATGGTCAACTGCCATCCAACAATAAAGCTGGCTACGTGATCCGTCGTATTTTACGTCGTGCAGTACGTTATGCGTATACATTTTTAGGCTTTAAGACTCCTTTTATCAATGAACTTGTACCTGTATTGGCAGCTCAGTTCGCCGGAGTATTTGACGAATTGATTCAGCAGCAGGATTTTGTGCAGAAAGTAATCTTGGAAGAGGAGGTTTCATTCTTAAGAACGTTGTCTACGGGCGTCCAACGTTTTGAAAATTATCTGGAGGACCACACCGTAATTAATGGGGATTTTGCTTTTGAATTATACGATACTTATGGATTCCCGATCGATTTGACGGAATTGCTAGCGCGCGAAAAAGGTTTAACAGTTGATATGGAAGGTTTCAACCAGGCACTTCAAATTCAGAAAGATCGTTCTCGTGCTGCCACTGCTATAGATACCGGTGATTGGGTTGTGGTAAATGATGATGATGGATTTGAATTTGTAGGCTATGATACGTTAACTGCCGTTACTGAAGTTATTAAATACCGTAAAGTTGTTGCGAAAAATAAAGAGCAATTCCAATTGGTGCTTTCTGTTAGTCCTTTTTATGCCGAAGGTGGTGGCCAAGTAGGCGACTCTGGAGAATTGGTTTCCGAAGAAACTGGAGAAAAGATTTATATCACAGATACGAAAAAGGAAAACGGTCTATTTGTACATTTTACAAACAAATTGCCGCTGGAATTAAAAGGAACATTTGTTGCACAGGTCGATAAAACCAAAAGAATCGATACTGAAAACAATCACTCCGCAACCCATTTGTTGCATGCTGCCCTTAAGCAGGTGTTGGGAAGTCACGTGAATCAAAAGGGATCATTGGTCAACGCAGATATTTTGCGCTTTGATTTCTCTCATTTTGCAAAAATGACTGAAGAAGAGGTCAAACAGGTGGAAGATATTGTCAATGCCAAAATTCGTGAAAATATTCCATTGAAGGAGGAACGAAATGTACCTTATCAACAAGCATTGGATTCGGGCGTAACAGCACTATTTGGTGAGAAGTATGGCGATTTTGTTCGTGTAATCACCTTCGAAGATCAATATTCTAAAGAATTGTGCGGTGGTACACATGTTAAAGCAACGGGGCAAATAGGTTTTTTCAAAATTGTTTCTGAATCTGCTGTAGCAGCTGGTGTACGTCGTATAGAAGCGATCACTGGAACTCGCTCTGCAGCTGTTATCCGCAAGCATTTCGAATTGGTTCACCACCTGAAAGAGCTGATGAATAATCCGAAAGATTTTGTTTCTGCACTGGGTAAAATCATCGATGAGAATGGTGCTTTGAAAAAAGAGGTAGAGAAAAGTATTACAGAAAAATCCTTAGCGTTAAAGTCAGATCTGGAAGCAAAGATCCAGCAGGTCGGCGAGATTAATTTCTTGTCCACAATCGTCGATCTACCGAGTGCAGAGGCGGTGAAAACCTTGGCTTATGCGGTAAAGGGGGCTGTTAATAACTTGTTCCTGGTGATCGGTGCTGAATTTGATGGTAAGCCAAGTTTGACCGTTGTCATATCAGACGAATTGGCCAAAGAAAAAGGGTTGAACGCAAGTAATATTGTGCGTGATTTGGCTAAGGATATCCAAGGTGGCGGCGGTGGTCAGCCGTTCTTCGCAACAGCTGGAGGTAAGAACCCCGCCGGATTAAAAGGTGCCATTGAGCGAGCAATAGATTTCTTGAAATAA